From Eremothecium sinecaudum strain ATCC 58844 chromosome III, complete sequence:
TAGCGCTGTTAGACAGAGTAGAAGGTTTTAGGAGTCGATATATATATCTGGGAGGGATAGTAATATATCATTGTGTTATAATTAGGGGTTTTAATTTATTATTACCGGGTTGATAATATTGGTTTAAGTTCATACGTGAATTTTTTTAGATATCAGCTGAAGACTTTTGGAAGCTACTTATACCGATTACCTATAATCAGAGAGGTTAAAGAGGAGTTAGAGTGGGGGAGAGATGGAAGAAACTACAGAATATGGCCTAAAGCGTAATGGGAGTAGTAATGGTGCACAGAAGAGGTCTGGTAGTGTGACTGAGGTGGAGAACCCAGCAAAACGTCCGAAAGCGCCTCAGTATAACTTTATCCGATATTGCTATCGACATAATCCCGATATACAGTCGTCACCTACCCACCAGCAGTGTAAAAGGCAGGAATTGGAGCGCCTGAAGGTCTGGGAATCGAAACTGGAAGGGCTAATTTCGGACGATGAGAAGCAAAGAGTAATGCAAATAGTCTCTGGTTTTGAGTCGGCGAATGATAAACTGCGGAAGCTTATTCTAGAAGGAATGCTTCTGCGGAGTTGTTTTCCACAACTGTCGTTTATTTCGTCCCAAATACAGAAGTTAATCAGGATAGACTTCGTGTCGGTTCTACCGGAGGAAATTGCAATAAaaattcttcaataccTGGACTGCCAGTCGCTGTGTGCGGCAACAGCTGTTTGTAGGCGCTGGAAGGAGCTCGCGGATCAAGATACTGTCTGGTACCATATGTGCGAGCAGCATATTGACCGTAAATGCCCTCGCTGTGGCTGGGGACTGCCATTATTGCATATGAAGAGAGCGAGGTACATCAAGCCTGCGCAGGAAGAAAACCAGAAGAGTGTAGTGCCTGCAGCCTCACGAATGCGGCCTTGGAAGGTTATCTACCGAGAACGGTTTAAGGTGGAAAGCAATTGGCGTAAGGGGATTTACAAGTTGCAGGAATTTAAGGGACATATGGATGGCGTTTTATCGCTTCAATTCACGCATTCACTACTATTCACCGGATCATACGACTCTACGGTTGCAATATGGGATCTAGTGAGTGGAAAACTCATTCGCAGACTGACAGGGCATACTGATGGGGTCAAAGCGTTGCGCTTCGAGGACCAGAAACTTATTACTGGCTCTTTGGATAAAACAATCCGTGTGTGGAACTACGTGACAGGCGCATGCGTATCCACATACCGTGGTCACCAAGACTCTGTGCTTTCTGTTGACTCCTATAAGAAGATTATTGTCTCAGGTTCTGCTGACAAAACTGTTAAGGTGTGGCACGTAGAGTCCAGAACGTGCTACACTCTTCGCGGACATACCGAATGGGTGAACTCAGTGAAGCTCCATCCCAAGAGTTTTACATGTTTTAGTTGTAGTGATGATACTACGATTCGTATGTGGGACATTAAGACAAACAACTGTATAAGGGTGTTCCGTGGTCATGTCGCCCAAGTCCAGAAAGTTCTCCCAATAACCTACGTAGGCGAAGATTTGGTCCAGGATACATTAGATTCCACTACAGTTCATGAGTTTTCTAATTACGAAGATCCCAGTGTCAACTGTAGCAATTGGGATAGCTCCCTTCCCTACCCAACTCATCTACTCAGCTGTTCACTTGACAATACGATAAAACTATGGGACGTTCGGAGTGGCAAATGCATCAGAACTCAGTTTGGCCACGTTGAGGGTATATGGGACATAGCTGCGGATAATTTTAGAATCGTTAGTGGATCTCATGACCGTAGCTGTAAAGTCTGGGACTTACAGTCCGGGAAGTGCATGCACACTTTTACGGGTAACCAAGCGCCCGTGGTATGCGTTGGAATTGGCGACAGTGAGTTTGTCTGCGGAGACGAGCTGGGTTCTGTCAAAATGTACAATTTTGGTAGCGGATTAGAATAGTCATCTCATATGTAATATATACACCAATATTTAGGATCATACCACTGGATGCATTAAGGGTGTACTACCCTTTTTCCCGGAGTTCTTTTGAAACATGACGATCTACAAGAAAAAAGTGCTTGATCGCGCCAACAAATCCTTTTAGACACATCGCCAATAGCAGTTGATCTCAAAATAAGGATCAAGCAGTTAGTGTACGATGACCTCAATGCCAACACACATTAATCAGACAAACATGAGTATTCTGTCATTGGCGGCTACACGAAATATGCCCTCCTCGCTTGATTTCTTACGAAAGCCGCAACGTATAGGTACTAAAACTAAAAAGGGGCAGTTAGATGCTCTACTCAAGAGGAATACTGATTGGAACCGGACACAAGTTCGTGCTGctaatgaagaagatgagaGGAGCTCCGAGAACCGTGGACTGGTATCCCTTCAAAGGAGTAAATCGCTACCTGCCTCTCCTCCAACTAGTGCTTTTCGCAGATCTCGCCCGGGTGTCCGTAGAAGCAAATCAGTACATTTTGGAGATAGTGACGTTGTATCTGTAAAGTACTTTGACGCCGATGAGAGTATCGCTGTTCCGTCAGGCTCCCAGCCACAGTTTTCGAGCTTTAACTTTACTGTTTCACCGGCTTCAAGTGCTACAGACCTTCATCTGCCTATATCGGTAAATTTCACCCACGTTGCGCTTACTAGCCTCCACTTGTTCCCACAGCAGGTAATTACAGGGAAAGTTACCGTCACAAACCTTCATTTCCAGAAATCTGTTTTAGTTCGGTACTCTACAGACCGTTGGAAACACCTATACGAGACACATGCTGTTTGGATTTCAAGTCCCGATCCTTTACATGACATATTCGAATTTGCAATCGATCTTCCGTCCTCACAGGATCCATTGATATTGCACCTGTGTATTAGGTACCAGGTTCGTGATGAGCATCTACAGTCGTTACAGACTCATTGGGATAATAATGATGGGGAGAATTACATAATCAAGTGCGGGTAACAAATATAATTCAAAGGACCTTGAGCGCCAAGACACGTATGGTTCTTTATCGTTATGCCACTAAGTAGGGCAGCTCATGGGCGGTATGATACCTTATTAGAAACTAGTTATATGGCACTGATTCTTGGCAGTTGGAGTTAAGTCACTTTAGGGAATATGGGGCTTCGTTATTTGTGTTAAGATTAAGTGTATAACATATTCATATAAAACAACAGTGTACTTAAAGCTTCTTAACTTTACAATAGGCCTCTGGCCGTGCTATTATTGGAACTTATCAACGGTTAGTTAATCAGCTGGTAAGGATCTACTTCTTGCTTTTCATCAAATACAGTTTAGTTGTTAGCGTTATCATTTTAATATCTATACACTAGCGTGACAAATCTATGATTTCGGCGGCTAAGTCCAGACGTTTTTAAAAAGCTCGTTGTCTTCAAGAGAAACGGTCGAATTATGAGGATTGAACGAAGGCGGCGCCGATATTGGGACAGATGCCGGGGGCGGGGAAAGCGACTGCGACGTTTTTGGCTTGGAATACAGAGAAAGGATTGACTTTTTCAAGTCAGGTCTGGAGTTGTTCGCAGGgagctgctgctgttgctgctgctgctgagcTCTACTACTCACCGGCGATATATTCCGCATCATAGACGTACTCACCGGACTGCGGCTGGTCTTACTATCAGGAGTGCTACTCGCACTTGAAGTCACGTGCCGCCCATCTTTACCTTCGATTTCCTTAGGAGACTTCTCCATATCCAACAATGAGGGAGATGTGCTTGCTACAGCTGGCTTCCCATACCATTTCCTTAGCTCGTACTTGGTTTTGATGAACTGGCCGACCTTGCTCTGATCTGGCATGTATGTACCGCCGCCCAGTGCGGATTCAAACACGGCATTCGCATTGCGATTATTACCAAAGTAAACAAGTTGTCTCAGATGCTCCTCCTTCCAAGTGTCAAGGTCCACAGATTTCACCTTACTGATATGAGTACCAAGAGACCTGTGAAAGCCGGCGCACTTAATGCACACGAACACACCCAACGACCACGAAGACCACCTCGGATGAGATAATGCCTTGCAATCGGCGCACTTCTGGTTATCGGGATCACGTAGAAGTTGCTCAAGGGCTTTCTTGACCTCTACGCTTGTCATCTCAGTCTATAGAAACAGTGCTCAATATATGCCGTTTGTCGGGTAAGTGAAGAAGGGGCTCTCGTCGGCACGTGTAATTTGTATGTTGTGCCATTCATTGGTCACGTGAATATCACGTGCGACGGAGCTAGCTTCCAGAATTTGCGGACTCTAATACGGGACTTGATAACAGGTTGTTTCGCCAGTCATACAACAAGATACAGAATTTTGCATGGTTCGTCGGTGTAGCACGCAAACTTAAACTAACCTAATTTCGTCATCTAGATGTGCATTAATTGATGATACTCCCGAAGAAATTTACTACCGCAGAGGTAGCGAGGCATACTACACCTGAAGACTGTTGGTTTATTATACATGGCAAGGTCTATGATATCACAAAATTACTATCAACACATCCAGGTGGTGCGAACATTCTTTTAAAATACGCTGGCCGTGATGCAACCCTACCGTTTGACGATGTAGGCCATTCAATGGAGTCGTTAATATACGATATAGCACCCGGTTCCTGTCTGGGAGATGTCCAGGATGAGAAATCAATGGATAATACAGTATTCGAAGAGAATAAAGAATACATAGAAGAAACTTGGGATGCGGATTGCGTACCCGTTCCGGCAGGAAAAACTGACACTAGACGCAAGCAGTCGGGCAGGTCGTTTTGGAAAGACTATTGGATGGAAAGAGAAGACAGTTGGGCAGCTGTTAGGTCAGTAGGGGTACATACCGAAAAGGAAGACTATTTTTTCAGGCGAAAGCTTGAAAATATGCTATTAATGACTATAATCGCATTTTGTTGTCTTCTACTTATCACATTTCGATGCTACAGTCCTCGCCGACATCTCCACCAGCTTTTCCATGATGGATCGACTACAATTTCGACCTCTGATCTTACATCCTCAGAGATCCCTGCATGGTTAGGCGTCATCTAGAAATAACCCActatttcttttttctCGTCTTCCTTATTTCTTTCTCCGGTACTTTTGTTCCGACGAGACAGCACTCTTCAAAGGACTTTTTTCTGCGCAATTAGTACTATACGAAAATGACTTGCCGGATATCGTTTATATCCATGTCATTTGGTCTTTCTATGCTCAATCTGGGAGGTGGCCGAAGCTCTCCCAACATGTTTTATATGAGATTACATAATGTATACCATAATGCACTTCAACGGTTATAATTGAACTAAATAAAAACATCCCCGGATCTTCGTTTTTAATAGTGGGGAGACTCCTGTGCTTGTAGGCTAGTCACTCCATGCAGTCAACCGAGGCAATGGGCTGGCCTGTAACAATTGCGCTTATTTCATCCAAACTGGGGCGCCGTTGTAACGGATATAaaaatcacgtgatataGCTAAGTCTGTGGTTTCGAATTTTATGTTGCTATTTTTCACTCGTAGGCTCATCGCTGCCTATGACTAAATGTTGCAAGATTGATGAAGGTATAGGACGCTTGTGGCCCATCTAATTTCTTTTAAGTGAGTTTTAGCGTGATCGCCTAGAACTAAGGTTAATAAATTCCACGAAGAAAGCGTACAATCGCCACATGGTGCATCTAGATAATATGTTAGGCTTAGATCAAAAATCCAACTGGATTGTGCAAAAGTTTGGCGGTACCAGTATTGGTAAATTTGCTGAGAACATTGTTAGAGATATTATCAAGGTTAATTCTGCCGACAAGATAAACAAGGTTGCGGTGGTGTGTTCTGCCCGTTCGTCTTATACTAAGTCGGAAGGAACTACTTCGAGGTTGCTCGAAGCATGCAATTTGGCGTCTAACAATGACCAGTCGTTCCAAAATGTTTTGCAATTGGTCCGAGATGATCACATCAAGAATGCTGAGATATATATTCAGGATGAGGAGTTGCGTTTGCAGTTGATTGAAGACACTAACTCTGAAATGGACTTGGTGGAGCGTTATTTGCAAGCATCACAAATTCTCGGTGAAGTTTCGAAGCGTACCATGGACCTCATTATGTGTGTTGGAGAAAAACTGTCGTGTTTATTCATTACTGCGCTTTGTAAGGCCTACGATGTGGATGCGGAATACGTCGACTTTTCATCCGTTATTCCACAGGATCTAACTGAAGATAACGACCTGGATAATGCGTTTTATGCGTCATTAGCGGTTAGTTTCAAGCAGACACTAGCTCCAATTGTTAGAGCTAATATGGAAGGTAGGCATATTGTTCCTGTCATCACTGGGTTTTTCGGTCTTCTTCCAATGGGTCTGCTGAACAGTGTCGGGCGTGGATACACTGATTTATGTGCTGCATTGGTTGCTGTTGCATTGAATGCAGACGAGCTGCAAGTTTGGAAGGAAGTTGACGGTATATTTACAGCAGACCCTCGGAAGGTCTCTGAGGCTAGGCTGCTGGATACTGTTACACCTGAAGAAGCAGCAGAATTAACCTACTACGGTTCGGAGGTTATCCATCCATTTACAATGGAACAGGTTATAAGGGCAAAGATTCCAATCCGTATAAAAAACGTCCAAAATCCAACCGGTCAAGGTACTGTGATTTATTCTGATACCATTGCAAGAAAGGGTGAGGCCACACCACCTCATCCTCCTGTTAATATTCCTTCATCTTACTTTGAACATAAAAGACGTGGTGCCACTGCCATTACTGCAAAGAACGACATCGTTGTTGTTAATATCCACTCCAACAAGAAAACGCTGTCGCATGGCTTCTTGGCACAAATATTTTCCACTTTGGACAAATATAAACTCATTGTTGATTTGATTTCCACAAGTGAAGTTCATGTTTCCATGGCATTGCCAGTGCCAGACATGGACTCTCACAGGAATTTAATGGAAGCTGTTCAAGTGCTAAAGAAATTTGGTTCAATTGAAATTATAAAGAAAATGGCCATTGTCTCTTTGGTTGGTAAACAAATGAAGCAGTTCATCGGTATTGCCGGAGCCATGTTTACTACTTTGGCAGAGCAGAAAATCAATATTGAAATGATCTCCCAAGGTGCGAACGAAATCAACATTTCATGTGTTATAGATGAGGCTAACAGTGTACGCGCTTTGAGAGCTATACATGCTAAATTGCTAGAACCCGTAGATCCACCTTCTGCTTCTTTAAACATGTCAGCTTTTAATGATAAGCTTCAACAGGTTAAGCTATTGGACTCGGCCTAGTGTACTCTATAGTGTGTTTAAAAATCCTACTTTTTGAGTTCCAAATTAACCGCATTGCAGTACTAAATCAAATGCAAACAACTAATACTAATTCTAAAATATACGTAAAAGTTTTTTTAGTTTCGACAAAAGCAAGCATTTAGAAAACAAACACCTGGTCACCCATCTTCGAAATGGGTTTTGCCTTCTGGTAACCCAACGCAACTGCGTTTCTCTTAACGGATGAGACCATTGGAGGAGGACCACACACCAATATCTGAGTAGATGCCTCAGGTGCGGGCAATGTCTTGGCAATGAGCTCCTTAGTTACGTAGCCAACTTCCCCATCCCAATACTCGCCTTCGGCAAGCTTATCTACTAGGTATACTATCTTAAATTGTTCAGGATTGGCAGCAACAATGTCATCGAGTTCCTTCTTCAAAAGAACATCTTCCTTGGACTGACTACCGTAAAGCAAGGTAACTTTAGTCTTATCCTTAGGGTTAGTGGAAATAGCCTTGATTATTTGATACATTGGCGAAATACCAGTACCACCAGCAATCATTCCGATATGCTTATACAGGTTTTCTTCGTACTTGTAGAAGCCTTTAGGGCCCTTAACCTTAATGAAATCACCGATATTTAGCTCTGCGACCATCTTAGAGATATTACCCTCTGGATAAGACTTTATCAATATATCGAAGTGCCCAACAGCATCGCTATCAAGAGAAGTTGGGGTGTATGACCTCACGATCTCTTTACCATTAATACTACCACTGATGGAAATATGTTGACCAATTGGAAGACCAAGTACAGCATTTTCCTTGGGTAAACCAAACCTATAGATAGCAGTATTATGCGTCAACTGGGTCTTTGTTATCAATTTGAATTCTTGCCATTCATTATTCAACGTCTTAACAGCAGTTGACTTATTAGAGCCACTATTCTTGAAAATGAAGAGGTAAGACACCAATAAAACAGCCAAAAGCGCTAGGATATATGAGGATTCCATTGCAGAACTAAAAGCGACAATACTCTGGAGCTATTATGCGGAGCAGTGTCCCAGATGAACAAACGGTAAAATGTGATGGATTGATGCAGTGTTAAATTTTAGTATTGGTCTTTAAATTCGCTGCTTTCGTTCATAACTATTTGACGAATTCACTACGAAAGTACAATAATGCAACATGCAGCCCATAGAAAGGATAAATGTCAATTGCTCTTCTTGGTGGCTGCAGTCGCCTTATTGTCCACTATATCATTtagtttttttatcataGTCCATTTTGTTTTGTAGTCTGTCGGCTTATATTTGACCTTTGGGTCGCGAAGATATCGGATTAACGACTGAACATGGTCTATTCCCGTCTTTTCAACCCTTGACTCGTCCTTTAGAAGCCATTCACAGGTCCTACCCATTACTATTTCAAACTTGGGAAATGTGAATTTCTTGGGGACATGAGTTTCCTGCTCTATCTTTACTATCTTAATGTGCGTGGTTAAATCGCGCAGGCTTAGATAGTTACCGCCGACTATGAAAGAATCCTCTGGAGTATATACAGCATGGATATATCCTGCCGGTATCATGAATAAATCGCCAGCAGTGAGTTCGTATGCCACTCCTTTATCAAGTCTATCTCCAAGGAATATTAGCGATTGGTTATCATCATCACACCAGCGCTTATATTCTGCCAAATTGCTGTCCGTCGGAGGGAACAATATAAACTTCTTGGACCCCTTCAGTATGTTATAGTAGACACTAGTGCCCGAAAAGTCAAGGTGAAAGTCAGTATAGGCATTTGCAACTGACATTAAGATGTATTTCTTGACTTTGGGCGGGTCACCGACGTTCTCGTCATATGTCTCAGGCCACACCAGGTCTGCCAGATCGTTCACATCTACTACAGTCGGCCTTTGAATACCCTTACCTAGTTCAGGAATTCCACTTACTTCAAAAGAAATCACATTCCTGATTCTATCTCTATCTTTTGCTGGTGTATTCGTATAGTAGTCGTTCCACTGTTTCATGGTCCAACGCTCGTTCTGTTGGCTTTGCACATCCATAACATCTACCACATGATCTTCGCCGACAATCTTGGTCAAAATCGCAACATCTAGGGGTGGCACCTTCATCCCAGAATGAGCAGGATCATTGACCTTCAAAGGGGTTGTAACAGAAGGGAATAGCTTTAGGAGCTGTTCGCTACTTATTGTTTCATCAACACTCCTCCATTTCTCAAAGCACCTCAGAAACGGGTCAATATGCGGGTGTTTCGACCTTAATCGCACGTCTTGGCCCTCATTTAGTGTAATGTAATCAATCTGGCCCTTCGCTCTTAAACTATACCGCTGCGGTTTCTTCCCCTCGTTAACTAGTGGCATCTTACGCCGTTTCTTAGACTTTACAGTCAGTATAGGATCGCCACCATGCTTAGTGCAAATGAATTGTACTACTTCGGAGGATTTTATAGGATAATCTTCGCTTGTAGTGAACTGAATGGGAATACATCGCACATGTACCCATTGAGGGCACTTGCCGCATTGCACCCAAAGCTCATGTGCTTCTGACCCATTGCAATAAGAGCATTGGTCTTCAGACATTATAGCAATAATCTAAAACTTGCAATATCGGCTTCTTTTATATAATCTCGTGAACTCCAGGGTTTTTTATTAGATCATTATTAAACTTGAAGGCTTAAAACGTTAATTATAAACTACTAAAGAGCAAACcataaaatataaaaaacTCGATAATAAAGGCTGAATAGAATACTATTGGTACTCTTAACTACGTTAGATCATTAGAACTTGGTTTTAGCAGGTATAACTGTCCTATAACCATTGAACCCATACATCTCATGAACTTAATTGTACCTTAAAGTAAAAATAATCAATAAACGGGATCTTTAGTACCATTAAAAGTATTAGGAAATTCAGGTTCAAGCATTTACGTTAGTGATTCAAGTCCAGGCAGCGCTGGTTTTAGATGAGCAGAAATAGGAAGCTTGGTCTAACACCAATGAATACGCTGTCTACCCAAACAGACCCAACAAAAGCGCCTACAAGACATACAGGCGATCGATACCAGCTGGAGAGGCAAAAAAACATTAGTAGCAGTGAACCAGCTGTTTTAGATATCTCAGAATTTCCAGGTTATGTTCCTCCGTCAAAAAGACTTAAGTCCTCCCAGACTTCTAAGTTTACGACGCTTAGTGCTTCAGAATCACATATAGGAAGTGGTATGTTGCTTCCGCGCGTAGAAGAAACGGATATATTGGAAGGCTATATTGAGGTCATAGATGAAAGTGGTGAATTTCAGCTGGTAGATGAGGCCATTGTAGAAGTAGTAAGCGACAATGAGCTGAGTGTGTACCGTGGTAGGAAGGAAAATATGAAAGAGGAAGAGCGATTCCTGGATTTAAATATAGCAAGAGATGTACATGTATTCTACTTTGACATGCACACCACATGTATGGGTATTCAATTACACAATACGGTTTCAATAAACTGTAGGGGGAGATCTATTCCGGTATTAATGATACTTTGGGGGAGCAAAGAAGATAAGTCGGATGCGAAGTTAATTGATATTTCGAAGAATGTGATGAAAACAGGTATACATGTGAACGATATGAGTTCTAAGGATGAGATTATGGATGCCATGAAAATGTCCTATAAGTCAACATCCTCGATAACTAAGCACAAAAGAATAAACCTTTTGGAAAAAGCGCTGACATCTCTCAATAGTACGAGTACATTAAAGAAGAGATATGGTAAATCGGGCCAAGTAATAAACCTACCGGCGCGATCTGTTCCTATTGAATCTTCTGATAGTGATAGCTCTCCTGGTAGAAATAAAATCTCGTCGAAAACATTTTACGGGACTGATAAATCATCTCCGTCCAAACGGGTCCTGTCGGACTATTCTTATTCAAATCTAAGAAAGTCTACGAGGGTGTTGGTACCGGGGCCAAAAAGAGCATATACATTAGATGATACAGATGAAGAACTGGAAACTCCCAAAGCATTTAAACCCGCATTGCATTACGTTTTTTGTGACGGTTCAAAGTATTCAGTTAATAATCAAGACTTCAAATGTCTTTATAACCATGATTGGATTAACGACACCATTTTGGATTTTTTTCTGAAATACTACATGGAAGAATCGATTCTTGCAAGAAGGTTCTCCGAAGATGATATATGTGTTTTGTCATCTTTCTTTTACACGAAGCTTGTAAGCAACTTGGAAAGTTGCTATGAAAACGTAAAAAAATGGGTTGCGAACTCAAACCTTATGGAGGCTAGATATGTGATTATACCTATTAATGTTAATTTCCACTGGTTTGGATGTATTATTACTAATTTACGGGAAGTCCTGAGGTTGTTCAGGGAGGGGCAACTTAACAACTGGGAAGCGGAAACTGGTAAAGACTGGACTTTAAATGAAGAGAAGAAAAGTTCCTACCCTACGATATACATTTTGGTCTATGATTCTCTGCGACAAACGCATTCCCGCGAAGTTGATCCTATTAAGGTTTTCTTGATAGATTACGTTAAAGATAAATATGGATTTGAGATACCACGGGCTCTGATAAGGATGAAGATGTGTACAGTTCCTCAACAACCTAATATGAGTGATTGCGGCGTCCATGTAATTTTAAATACTAGGAAATTCCTAGAAGACCCTAAAAAAACCATACAATATTGGTTTCTAAAACCTAACCATGCAATTGTGAGGGAGATAAATCTTTATTttgagaagaagaaacGTAAAACTGCGAGAAAAGACCTTCGGGATGTCCTTTGGAAGTTACAGAAACAGCAAATTGATATCCAAGGGAATGTTGATGAACCCGAGTCATATTCAGGTGACGAGGGAAACCATAGCGACATTGAGATTATTGAGAAATCTGATATGGCTCCTAAAGAAAATAACAGACAATCCTCTC
This genomic window contains:
- the MET30 gene encoding ubiquitin-binding SDF ubiquitin ligase complex subunit MET30 (Syntenic homolog of Ashbya gossypii ADL082C; Syntenic homolog of Saccharomyces cerevisiae YIL046W (MET30)), which translates into the protein MEETTEYGLKRNGSSNGAQKRSGSVTEVENPAKRPKAPQYNFIRYCYRHNPDIQSSPTHQQCKRQELERLKVWESKLEGLISDDEKQRVMQIVSGFESANDKLRKLILEGMLLRSCFPQLSFISSQIQKLIRIDFVSVLPEEIAIKILQYLDCQSLCAATAVCRRWKELADQDTVWYHMCEQHIDRKCPRCGWGLPLLHMKRARYIKPAQEENQKSVVPAASRMRPWKVIYRERFKVESNWRKGIYKLQEFKGHMDGVLSLQFTHSLLFTGSYDSTVAIWDLVSGKLIRRLTGHTDGVKALRFEDQKLITGSLDKTIRVWNYVTGACVSTYRGHQDSVLSVDSYKKIIVSGSADKTVKVWHVESRTCYTLRGHTEWVNSVKLHPKSFTCFSCSDDTTIRMWDIKTNNCIRVFRGHVAQVQKVLPITYVGEDLVQDTLDSTTVHEFSNYEDPSVNCSNWDSSLPYPTHLLSCSLDNTIKLWDVRSGKCIRTQFGHVEGIWDIAADNFRIVSGSHDRSCKVWDLQSGKCMHTFTGNQAPVVCVGIGDSEFVCGDELGSVKMYNFGSGLE
- the PIG2 gene encoding putative protein phosphatase regulator PIG2 (Syntenic homolog of Ashbya gossypii ADL083C; Syntenic homolog of Saccharomyces cerevisiae YIL045W (PIG2) and YER054C (GIP2)), which translates into the protein MTSMPTHINQTNMSILSLAATRNMPSSLDFLRKPQRIGTKTKKGQLDALLKRNTDWNRTQVRAANEEDERSSENRGLVSLQRSKSLPASPPTSAFRRSRPGVRRSKSVHFGDSDVVSVKYFDADESIAVPSGSQPQFSSFNFTVSPASSATDLHLPISVNFTHVALTSLHLFPQQVITGKVTVTNLHFQKSVLVRYSTDRWKHLYETHAVWISSPDPLHDIFEFAIDLPSSQDPLILHLCIRYQVRDEHLQSLQTHWDNNDGENYIIKCG
- the AGE2 gene encoding GTPase-activating protein AGE2 (Syntenic homolog of Ashbya gossypii ADL084W; Syntenic homolog of Saccharomyces cerevisiae YIL044C (AGE2)), translated to MTSVEVKKALEQLLRDPDNQKCADCKALSHPRWSSWSLGVFVCIKCAGFHRSLGTHISKVKSVDLDTWKEEHLRQLVYFGNNRNANAVFESALGGGTYMPDQSKVGQFIKTKYELRKWYGKPAVASTSPSLLDMEKSPKEIEGKDGRHVTSSASSTPDSKTSRSPVSTSMMRNISPVSSRAQQQQQQQQLPANNSRPDLKKSILSLYSKPKTSQSLSPPPASVPISAPPSFNPHNSTVSLEDNELFKNVWT
- a CDS encoding cytochrome b5-like heme/steroid binding domain-containing protein (Syntenic homolog of Ashbya gossypii ADL085C; Syntenic homolog of Ashbya gossypii NOHBY406; No homolog in Saccharomyces cerevisiae; Syntenic homolog of Kluyveromyces lactis KLLA0F27577g) → MILPKKFTTAEVARHTTPEDCWFIIHGKVYDITKLLSTHPGGANILLKYAGRDATLPFDDVGHSMESLIYDIAPGSCLGDVQDEKSMDNTVFEENKEYIEETWDADCVPVPAGKTDTRRKQSGRSFWKDYWMEREDSWAAVRSVGVHTEKEDYFFRRKLENMLLMTIIAFCCLLLITFRCYSPRRHLHQLFHDGSTTISTSDLTSSEIPAWLGVI
- the HOM3 gene encoding aspartate kinase (Syntenic homolog of Ashbya gossypii ADL086C; Syntenic homolog of Saccharomyces cerevisiae YER052C (HOM3)), which produces MVHLDNMLGLDQKSNWIVQKFGGTSIGKFAENIVRDIIKVNSADKINKVAVVCSARSSYTKSEGTTSRLLEACNLASNNDQSFQNVLQLVRDDHIKNAEIYIQDEELRLQLIEDTNSEMDLVERYLQASQILGEVSKRTMDLIMCVGEKLSCLFITALCKAYDVDAEYVDFSSVIPQDLTEDNDLDNAFYASLAVSFKQTLAPIVRANMEGRHIVPVITGFFGLLPMGLLNSVGRGYTDLCAALVAVALNADELQVWKEVDGIFTADPRKVSEARLLDTVTPEEAAELTYYGSEVIHPFTMEQVIRAKIPIRIKNVQNPTGQGTVIYSDTIARKGEATPPHPPVNIPSSYFEHKRRGATAITAKNDIVVVNIHSNKKTLSHGFLAQIFSTLDKYKLIVDLISTSEVHVSMALPVPDMDSHRNLMEAVQVLKKFGSIEIIKKMAIVSLVGKQMKQFIGIAGAMFTTLAEQKINIEMISQGANEINISCVIDEANSVRALRAIHAKLLEPVDPPSASLNMSAFNDKLQQVKLLDSA
- the CBR1 gene encoding cytochrome-b5 reductase (Syntenic homolog of Ashbya gossypii ADL087W; Syntenic homolog of Saccharomyces cerevisiae YIL043C (CBR1)), with the protein product MESSYILALLAVLLVSYLFIFKNSGSNKSTAVKTLNNEWQEFKLITKTQLTHNTAIYRFGLPKENAVLGLPIGQHISISGSINGKEIVRSYTPTSLDSDAVGHFDILIKSYPEGNISKMVAELNIGDFIKVKGPKGFYKYEENLYKHIGMIAGGTGISPMYQIIKAISTNPKDKTKVTLLYGSQSKEDVLLKKELDDIVAANPEQFKIVYLVDKLAEGEYWDGEVGYVTKELIAKTLPAPEASTQILVCGPPPMVSSVKRNAVALGYQKAKPISKMGDQVFVF